The following are from one region of the Endozoicomonas sp. 4G genome:
- the mutY gene encoding A/G-specific adenine glycosylase: MSSDSKSDSNNEAFSQQVLQWFDRHGRKNLPWQKNINPYRVWISEVMLQQTQVATVIPYFENFMARFPTVADLAWAQTDDVLHLWSGLGYYSRARNLHKAANMVMDTFVGEFPRSVEELTQLPGIGLSTAGAIASISMGIRAPILDGNVKRVLTRYQAIAGWPGQSAVTKQLWSIAEEYTPHHRNADYTQAMMDLGAMICTRTKPSCLICPLQQDCLAHAAGEETRYPESKPKKEKPERSIRMLMVINEFGEVLLEKRPPTGIWGGLWGFPEIQTDEELSEAAQHKTGLSLEDFEEWSSFRHTFSHYHLHITPIKSFAARDCSIMDGDRWHWFQPDQPSELGLAAPVSKLLTKIRRSL, encoded by the coding sequence ATGTCGTCAGATAGCAAGTCAGACAGCAATAATGAAGCCTTCAGCCAGCAGGTGCTGCAATGGTTTGATCGTCATGGTCGCAAGAACCTGCCATGGCAGAAAAACATCAACCCCTACCGGGTCTGGATCAGCGAAGTCATGCTGCAGCAGACTCAGGTCGCCACCGTCATTCCGTACTTTGAAAACTTTATGGCACGTTTTCCCACCGTTGCCGACCTGGCTTGGGCCCAGACTGACGATGTGCTTCACCTATGGAGCGGACTGGGATATTACAGCAGAGCCAGAAACCTGCACAAGGCAGCAAACATGGTCATGGATACTTTTGTCGGCGAGTTTCCTCGTTCTGTTGAAGAATTAACGCAGTTACCCGGTATAGGTTTATCCACAGCCGGAGCAATAGCGTCTATCAGTATGGGCATTCGCGCTCCGATTCTGGACGGCAATGTTAAGAGAGTCCTGACCCGTTATCAGGCCATTGCTGGCTGGCCCGGACAGTCTGCGGTGACAAAACAACTGTGGAGTATTGCTGAGGAGTACACCCCACATCATCGCAATGCTGATTACACCCAGGCGATGATGGACCTGGGAGCCATGATCTGCACCCGAACCAAACCTTCCTGCCTGATTTGCCCGTTACAGCAAGACTGTCTGGCCCATGCAGCCGGAGAAGAAACCCGCTACCCCGAGTCCAAACCTAAAAAAGAGAAACCGGAACGATCGATAAGAATGTTAATGGTCATCAACGAGTTTGGAGAGGTTCTGTTGGAAAAAAGGCCACCCACCGGCATCTGGGGAGGACTCTGGGGCTTTCCGGAAATCCAGACTGATGAAGAACTGTCTGAAGCGGCTCAACACAAGACCGGATTGAGTCTGGAAGATTTTGAAGAATGGTCGTCTTTTCGACATACCTTCAGCCATTATCACCTGCATATTACTCCCATCAAATCCTTTGCTGCCAGAGACTGTTCAATAATGGATGGCGATCGATGGCACTGGTTTCAACCGGATCAGCCCTCTGAGCTGGGGCTGGCAGCGCCGGTCAGTAAACTGTTAACGAAAATTAGGAGAAGTTTATAG
- a CDS encoding phospholipase has product MRLSAQRLSAQRLSAQLLSCLLILLPCQLLADWSTSSYEKDGIVLPYQLYSPALAPRQKVPLVIYLNDSPEAGKESKKPLNSKQTVGPDYFASQPIQTMQKAYVLAPRPPADRYWVKVPPGEFNFQEIPSSTALSSLLELVSQLASNSEIDENRIYLAGHGQGGSGVWFAAMTTPDLFTAIAPIAGAGSPDAAKQLTRLPVWTFHGDADKVTPVLYAQNMVDAIIRAGGSTQRLRYTEIEGGNHESAWREAFRGHQLWQWFLKHRK; this is encoded by the coding sequence ATGCGACTCTCAGCCCAGCGACTCTCAGCCCAGCGACTCTCAGCCCAACTTCTATCCTGCCTGCTCATTCTGCTGCCATGCCAACTTCTGGCCGACTGGTCGACCTCAAGTTATGAGAAGGACGGCATTGTGCTGCCTTATCAACTTTATTCACCTGCACTTGCACCCAGGCAAAAAGTGCCGCTGGTCATCTACCTGAACGATTCACCCGAGGCAGGAAAAGAAAGTAAGAAGCCGCTCAATAGCAAACAGACTGTCGGGCCTGACTATTTCGCCAGTCAACCCATACAGACCATGCAGAAAGCTTATGTTCTGGCTCCCCGGCCCCCTGCAGACAGGTATTGGGTAAAAGTGCCTCCGGGTGAGTTCAACTTTCAGGAAATCCCTTCTTCCACAGCGCTTTCATCCCTGCTGGAACTGGTCAGCCAGCTGGCCTCAAATTCCGAAATAGATGAGAATCGGATTTATCTGGCGGGTCACGGCCAGGGCGGGAGTGGTGTCTGGTTTGCAGCCATGACCACACCCGATTTATTCACAGCCATCGCTCCCATTGCTGGAGCAGGAAGCCCTGATGCAGCAAAACAGCTCACACGCCTGCCGGTCTGGACGTTCCATGGTGACGCCGACAAGGTGACACCGGTTCTTTATGCCCAAAACATGGTCGATGCCATTATCAGGGCCGGCGGCAGCACACAGCGGCTGCGTTATACAGAAATAGAAGGTGGCAACCATGAGTCGGCCTGGCGTGAGGCATTCAGAGGCCACCAGCTTTGGCAATGGTTCCTGAAACACAGGAAATAG